One Campylobacter concisus DNA window includes the following coding sequences:
- the pseG gene encoding UDP-2,4-diacetamido-2,4,6-trideoxy-beta-L-altropyranose hydrolase, whose translation MKEFKGLPLLKTLVRADSSSKIGHGHIRRDLLLAKKFNNISFASLRLEGDIFDEISYTKFSLTSGEIDELCELIKDNKFELLIIDHYGFSFEDERAIKEKTGIKILSFDDTYEKHFTDYILNVNLYAKKARYEGLVEKSCEVFCGSEFLLVRDEFYEEAQVKREKIYDYAIILGGTDISGLSAKISEKLLLKGLKTAVITTSGNKNLSVLKEISSKNENFSLFVDSKNVAKLMNEAKMLIITASSLVNEAYVLGAKFKAICVADNQKEIFAWLKENGYEAYWGDEICLSL comes from the coding sequence TTGAAAGAATTTAAAGGACTCCCCTTGCTAAAAACGCTCGTTCGCGCTGATAGTAGCAGCAAGATAGGCCATGGGCACATCAGGCGAGACCTTTTGCTTGCTAAAAAATTTAATAACATCTCATTTGCATCTTTAAGGCTTGAAGGTGACATTTTTGATGAGATAAGCTACACTAAATTTAGCTTAACAAGTGGCGAGATAGATGAGCTTTGTGAACTTATAAAAGATAATAAATTTGAGCTTCTCATTATCGATCACTACGGCTTTAGCTTTGAAGATGAAAGAGCTATAAAAGAAAAAACTGGCATTAAAATTTTATCATTTGACGACACTTACGAGAAACATTTTACAGACTACATTTTAAACGTAAATTTATATGCGAAAAAGGCAAGATACGAGGGGCTGGTAGAAAAAAGCTGTGAGGTATTTTGCGGGAGCGAGTTTTTGCTAGTTAGAGATGAGTTTTATGAAGAAGCGCAGGTAAAAAGGGAGAAAATTTACGACTATGCTATCATTCTTGGAGGCACTGATATCTCAGGGCTAAGCGCTAAAATTTCAGAAAAATTGCTCTTAAAAGGGCTAAAAACAGCCGTCATAACAACTAGCGGAAATAAAAACTTAAGCGTTCTAAAAGAGATATCTAGTAAAAACGAAAATTTTAGCCTTTTTGTAGATAGTAAAAATGTAGCAAAGCTCATGAACGAAGCCAAAATGCTCATCATAACAGCAAGCTCGCTTGTAAATGAAGCTTATGTTTTAGGAGCTAAATTTAAAGCCATTTGCGTAGCAGACAATCAAAAAGAGATCTTTGCTTGGCTCAAAGAAAATGGGTATGAAGCTTACTGGGGAGATGAAATTTGCTTGAGCTTATAA
- a CDS encoding DUF3737 family protein, which translates to MQERNAEIFTGERAMFGAKGINFTNCIFEDGESPLKHSSNLKLNECVFAYKYPLWYASDITLNGGYLEPLARAGMWYSTNLSFKDVVINAPKSFRKSSQISLENINFSDAAETLWGCADVKIKNVFAKGDYFGANSENLEVDGLNLDGNYCFDSCKNLRITNSKLISKDAFWNCENVVAQNCLISGEYLAWNAKNVTLINCTIKSLQALCYVENLVVKDCIFMDTSLAFEYSSVNVSTKSSIKSVKNPKSGVIRAGKIDEIIIDGSLVDASKIEIITDEI; encoded by the coding sequence ATGCAAGAGAGAAACGCTGAAATTTTCACAGGAGAACGCGCGATGTTTGGGGCAAAGGGGATAAATTTTACTAACTGCATCTTTGAAGATGGCGAATCACCGCTAAAACACAGCTCAAATTTAAAGCTAAATGAGTGCGTTTTTGCCTACAAATATCCACTTTGGTACGCAAGCGACATCACGCTAAATGGCGGATACTTAGAGCCTCTAGCAAGGGCTGGCATGTGGTACAGCACAAATTTAAGCTTCAAAGATGTGGTCATAAATGCGCCAAAAAGCTTTAGAAAAAGCTCGCAAATTTCACTTGAAAATATAAATTTCTCAGACGCTGCCGAGACACTTTGGGGATGTGCGGACGTGAAGATAAAAAACGTCTTTGCAAAAGGGGATTACTTCGGGGCAAATAGCGAAAATTTAGAGGTTGATGGGCTAAATTTAGACGGTAACTACTGCTTTGATAGTTGCAAAAACCTTCGCATCACAAACTCGAAGCTCATCTCAAAAGACGCCTTTTGGAACTGCGAAAACGTGGTCGCACAAAACTGCCTAATCTCAGGCGAATACCTAGCCTGGAACGCAAAAAATGTGACGCTCATAAACTGCACGATAAAGAGCTTGCAAGCACTTTGCTACGTGGAAAATTTGGTCGTAAAAGATTGCATTTTTATGGATACAAGCCTTGCTTTTGAGTATTCAAGCGTCAATGTAAGCACAAAAAGCAGCATAAAAAGTGTGAAAAATCCAAAAAGTGGCGTCATAAGAGCTGGCAAGATAGATGAGATCATCATAGATGGCAGCTTAGTTGATGCAAGTAAGATAGAGATCATCACGGATGAAATTTAG
- a CDS encoding effector protein gives MKFKDFKEKNSSNYDFFAADEMSYKEFVQLSFKEFLAKDNCSKWQLDIDDKRFNSFPNFTQKHQICISNLDYEDNVFQFRICSENNVSSLGYRMFTSFDSAHKDFVTDDIKHSDEVMMSLKLGELKEFPCISKCGWWIKDIWRDMYPILDETSSEDFVAGIIKNEFTKKMTEINECLKNAQDSGKLDEIIAKLKDKIN, from the coding sequence ATGAAATTTAAAGATTTTAAAGAAAAAAACAGTAGCAACTATGATTTTTTCGCAGCTGATGAGATGAGCTATAAAGAATTTGTACAACTAAGCTTTAAAGAGTTTTTAGCTAAAGACAACTGCTCAAAATGGCAGCTTGACATAGATGATAAAAGGTTTAACTCATTTCCAAATTTCACCCAAAAACATCAAATTTGCATATCGAATTTAGACTATGAAGATAATGTTTTTCAGTTTAGAATTTGCTCTGAAAACAACGTCTCAAGCCTTGGCTACCGCATGTTTACGAGCTTTGATAGCGCACATAAAGACTTTGTCACAGACGATATCAAGCACTCTGATGAGGTTATGATGAGCCTAAAACTTGGTGAGCTTAAAGAGTTCCCTTGCATATCAAAATGCGGCTGGTGGATCAAAGATATCTGGCGAGACATGTATCCTATCTTGGACGAGACTAGCAGCGAGGACTTTGTGGCTGGCATTATAAAAAACGAATTTACCAAAAAGATGACCGAGATAAATGAATGCCTAAAAAACGCTCAAGATAGCGGCAAGCTTGACGAAATTATTGCTAAACTAAAAGATAAAATCAACTAA
- a CDS encoding motility associated factor glycosyltransferase family protein, with protein sequence MSDENKVYKLDDLEVSKNKKTDNSKRKVLESNITNIENLIFQKNLQALFQQDEILAARLWSIVGNKDYEIFIGKDPIDINLINKHTFKYIYDNPDTDILKLLEDIEKGYKRYPMLFFYGLGNGILYKALAKNETHQKIVVIEPEIEIIYLVLNVVDLSNELASGQIILFYSKFATYTHFYYLVTEAKLNSYAKTYDLKVHAPFYDQYEEDYIRINKEITRAFSQIVVSHGNSIDDLLLGTRQNCENLASMIKNYCYTSLVKKRYGLMDTAIIVSTGPSLDKQLKTLKEFAPYATIISVDASYPILAKHDIAPDYVISMERVLPTSTFFEKVHPNIDKDIYFVVASVTHKQTIKNILPRRLVLTMRPQQEEQMFGIKRYGYLGIGHSCANMAYQLAYVLGHKNIVFIGQDLAFGKDGASHAKGHAFARADENLYVKAYGGVGEVRTTYVWTLFKNQFENDIAQSSLESIKSYNCTEGGARIEGTTERPFLDVMEELCKGKKVKTLPNIRKDSETTINKNLLKAYEVIKTKVKIQSQVKHQIEKVFLDVVPSIDKLLKLNNENKITEKHFNELLKITKKIDRLKDTIAKKSYQKYIENVIQISVYYQELELAKISVAPSDTKIQKVNKLLEWVEMHKYWMFSAAGGLNADIEVTKKASKPLVAELKKRKLITKNEIGNAKENFKLSI encoded by the coding sequence ATGAGTGATGAAAACAAAGTTTATAAACTAGATGACCTTGAGGTATCTAAAAATAAAAAAACAGATAATTCAAAGCGAAAAGTACTTGAAAGTAATATAACAAATATAGAAAATCTAATCTTTCAAAAAAATCTTCAAGCACTTTTTCAGCAAGATGAAATTTTAGCTGCTAGGCTTTGGTCTATTGTTGGCAATAAAGATTACGAAATCTTTATAGGAAAAGACCCTATTGATATAAATTTAATAAACAAACATACTTTTAAATATATATATGATAATCCAGATACTGATATACTAAAACTACTTGAAGACATAGAGAAGGGCTATAAGCGTTATCCGATGTTATTTTTTTATGGTCTGGGCAATGGCATACTTTATAAAGCATTAGCAAAAAATGAAACTCATCAAAAAATCGTAGTTATAGAACCAGAGATCGAAATTATATATCTTGTTTTAAATGTCGTTGATCTTTCAAATGAGCTAGCAAGCGGACAGATAATACTTTTTTACTCAAAATTTGCAACATATACGCATTTTTATTACCTAGTGACAGAAGCTAAGCTAAATTCGTATGCCAAGACTTACGATCTCAAGGTTCATGCGCCTTTTTATGATCAATATGAAGAAGATTATATAAGGATAAATAAAGAGATTACAAGAGCATTTTCTCAGATAGTAGTGTCTCATGGCAATAGTATTGATGATCTTTTGCTTGGCACAAGGCAAAACTGTGAAAATTTAGCATCTATGATTAAAAATTACTGCTATACTAGCCTTGTTAAAAAAAGATATGGTCTTATGGATACAGCTATTATAGTCTCAACTGGCCCGAGTCTTGATAAACAGCTTAAAACGCTTAAAGAATTTGCACCATACGCTACTATTATAAGTGTTGATGCTTCTTACCCAATCCTTGCAAAGCATGATATTGCTCCGGATTATGTAATATCTATGGAAAGAGTATTGCCGACTTCAACTTTTTTTGAGAAAGTGCATCCAAATATTGATAAAGATATATATTTTGTTGTGGCTTCTGTTACACACAAACAAACTATAAAAAATATCCTACCAAGAAGGCTAGTTTTAACCATGAGACCTCAACAAGAAGAACAAATGTTTGGTATAAAAAGATATGGATATTTGGGCATTGGACATAGTTGTGCCAATATGGCTTATCAGCTAGCTTATGTTTTAGGTCACAAAAACATTGTTTTTATAGGACAAGACTTGGCTTTTGGAAAAGATGGTGCAAGCCATGCAAAAGGACATGCTTTTGCGCGAGCTGATGAGAATTTATATGTTAAGGCTTATGGAGGAGTTGGAGAGGTTAGAACAACATATGTCTGGACATTATTCAAAAATCAGTTTGAAAATGATATCGCCCAATCAAGTTTGGAAAGCATTAAGTCTTATAATTGCACAGAAGGCGGTGCTAGAATAGAAGGAACCACAGAAAGACCATTTTTAGATGTTATGGAAGAGCTTTGCAAAGGCAAAAAGGTAAAGACGCTACCTAACATCAGAAAAGATAGTGAAACGACTATAAATAAAAATTTACTAAAAGCCTATGAAGTAATAAAGACAAAGGTAAAAATCCAAAGCCAAGTCAAGCATCAAATAGAAAAAGTCTTTTTAGACGTAGTGCCTAGCATAGATAAGCTACTCAAACTAAACAATGAAAATAAAATAACCGAAAAGCATTTTAATGAGCTTCTTAAAATAACTAAAAAAATAGATAGGCTCAAAGATACAATTGCAAAAAAAAGTTATCAAAAATATATAGAAAATGTCATACAAATTTCAGTTTATTATCAAGAGCTTGAGCTTGCTAAAATTTCAGTAGCTCCTAGTGATACTAAGATTCAAAAAGTAAATAAACTACTCGAGTGGGTCGAGATGCACAAGTACTGGATGTTCTCTGCAGCGGGCGGGCTCAATGCTGATATAGAAGTAACCAAAAAAGCTTCAAAGCCACTTGTTGCTGAGCTAAAAAAGAGAAAGCTAATAACTAAAAATGAGATAGGAAACGCAAAAGAGAATTTCAAACTAAGTATATAG
- the dcd gene encoding dCTP deaminase — protein sequence MGLKSDSWIRKMSVEKNMIVPFAEEQVGRGVVSYGVSSYGYDIRVGDEFKIFTNIGGTVVDPKNFDEKNVVDFKGDVCIVPPNSFALARTIEYFNMPDNVLAICLGKSTYARCGIIVNVTPFEPGFKGHITIEISNTTPLPAKIYANEGIAQVLFIEGDEPCEVTYADKNGKYQAQEGITLPRILK from the coding sequence ATGGGTTTAAAATCAGACTCTTGGATAAGGAAAATGTCGGTTGAGAAAAATATGATCGTGCCATTTGCCGAGGAGCAAGTGGGGCGTGGTGTCGTTAGCTACGGCGTTTCTAGCTATGGCTATGATATCCGAGTGGGCGATGAGTTTAAAATTTTCACAAACATCGGCGGAACCGTCGTTGATCCAAAGAATTTTGATGAGAAAAATGTGGTCGATTTTAAGGGCGATGTCTGCATCGTGCCGCCAAATTCTTTTGCTTTAGCGCGCACGATCGAGTACTTTAACATGCCTGATAACGTGCTAGCGATCTGCCTTGGCAAGAGCACATACGCAAGGTGTGGCATTATCGTAAATGTGACGCCTTTTGAGCCTGGATTCAAGGGGCATATCACGATAGAGATCTCAAACACGACGCCGTTACCTGCGAAAATTTATGCAAACGAGGGCATCGCACAGGTGCTATTTATCGAGGGTGATGAGCCTTGCGAGGTGACTTATGCTGATAAAAACGGCAAATACCAAGCCCAAGAAGGCATCACGCTGCCTAGAATTTTGAAGTAA
- the pseB gene encoding UDP-N-acetylglucosamine 4,6-dehydratase (inverting), whose protein sequence is MFNNKSILITGGTGSFGKKYTEILLKKYKPKRLVIYSRDELKQYEMAQVFKDKAMRFFIGDVRDYKRLRTAMNGIDYVIHAAAMKHVPIAEYNPMECIKTNIDGAQNVIDASLECGVSKVIALSTDKACNPVNLYGATKLASDKLFVAANNIVGDKKTRFSVVRYGNVVGSRGSVVPLFKKLIAQGEKELPITHEKMTRFWITLEQGVNFVLKNFERMKGGEIFIPKIPSMTMVDLAKALAPDLGVKIIGIRPGEKMHEMMISRDDAHLTYEFDDYYVISPSIQFLTAQDFSTNALHQKGKPVSEDFEYSSNTNKIWLDRAGLLEMIGDAK, encoded by the coding sequence ATGTTTAACAACAAATCGATATTGATCACCGGCGGAACAGGAAGTTTTGGTAAAAAATACACCGAAATTTTGTTAAAAAAATATAAGCCAAAAAGGCTAGTTATCTACTCGCGCGATGAGCTAAAACAATACGAAATGGCCCAGGTCTTTAAAGACAAGGCCATGCGTTTTTTTATCGGCGACGTGAGGGACTATAAGCGCTTAAGAACTGCGATGAACGGCATAGACTACGTCATCCACGCAGCTGCGATGAAACACGTACCAATCGCAGAATACAACCCAATGGAGTGCATCAAAACAAACATTGACGGAGCTCAAAACGTCATCGACGCCTCTTTGGAGTGCGGCGTTAGCAAAGTGATCGCACTCTCAACTGACAAAGCGTGCAACCCTGTAAATTTATATGGAGCTACAAAGCTAGCCAGTGACAAGCTCTTTGTCGCTGCGAATAACATTGTTGGAGACAAAAAAACAAGATTTAGCGTCGTAAGATATGGAAATGTCGTTGGTTCTCGCGGATCAGTCGTACCGCTCTTTAAAAAGCTGATCGCACAAGGAGAAAAAGAGCTTCCTATCACGCATGAGAAGATGACTAGGTTTTGGATCACGCTTGAACAAGGCGTAAATTTCGTCCTTAAAAACTTTGAGAGGATGAAAGGCGGCGAAATTTTCATACCAAAGATCCCATCAATGACGATGGTAGATCTCGCAAAAGCCCTTGCACCAGACCTTGGCGTCAAGATCATAGGCATTCGCCCAGGCGAAAAGATGCATGAGATGATGATATCAAGAGATGACGCGCATCTTACATACGAATTTGATGATTACTACGTTATTAGTCCGTCTATTCAGTTTTTAACAGCGCAAGACTTCTCGACAAATGCCCTTCATCAAAAGGGCAAACCAGTGAGCGAGGACTTTGAATATAGCTCGAATACAAATAAAATTTGGCTCGATAGAGCAGGTCTTCTTGAGATGATAGGAGATGCTAAATGA
- the pseI gene encoding pseudaminic acid synthase produces the protein MKIGNFDTDKKVFIIAELSANHSGSLKTAVDTIKAAKRAGADAIKLQTYTPDSLTLNSHLDDFVIKGGLWDGRNFYELYQEALTPKEWHAELFKVAKEEGLVCFSSPFCKDDANFLEQFNPPAYKIASFEVTDYDFVEFVAKKGKPIIISTGIAYEEEIRDVVQICKNAGNSDIALLKCTSSYPAPLNGMNLQTIADMREKFGVEVGFSDHTLGVTAPVVAVSLGARIIEKHFILDKSVKSVDSAFSLDESEFALMTKCVREAEELLGKINYELDEKAVLNRRFSRSLYASADIKKGEIFSEQNIRSVRPGYGLHPKFLKELIGKKAKRDIKFSERITKEDLI, from the coding sequence ATGAAAATAGGAAATTTTGATACAGACAAAAAGGTCTTTATAATAGCAGAGCTCTCTGCTAATCACAGCGGTAGCCTAAAAACGGCGGTAGATACGATAAAGGCGGCCAAGCGCGCTGGAGCTGACGCGATAAAGCTTCAGACATATACACCTGATAGTTTGACTCTAAATTCGCACCTAGATGACTTTGTCATAAAGGGCGGACTTTGGGACGGGCGAAATTTTTACGAGCTTTACCAAGAGGCACTAACGCCAAAAGAGTGGCATGCTGAGCTTTTTAAAGTGGCAAAAGAGGAGGGGCTTGTCTGCTTTTCAAGCCCATTTTGCAAGGATGATGCCAACTTCTTAGAGCAGTTTAACCCGCCAGCTTATAAGATCGCAAGCTTTGAAGTGACGGATTATGATTTTGTAGAGTTTGTAGCCAAAAAAGGCAAGCCCATCATCATCTCAACTGGCATAGCCTACGAAGAAGAGATAAGAGATGTGGTGCAAATTTGCAAAAATGCAGGCAATAGCGACATCGCCCTTTTAAAATGCACCTCAAGCTATCCAGCGCCGCTAAATGGTATGAATTTGCAAACCATTGCAGATATGAGAGAGAAATTTGGCGTTGAGGTTGGCTTTTCAGATCACACTTTAGGTGTGACAGCCCCAGTTGTGGCGGTTAGTCTTGGAGCTAGGATAATTGAAAAACATTTTATACTTGATAAAAGCGTAAAAAGCGTTGATAGCGCATTTAGCCTTGATGAGAGCGAATTTGCTCTTATGACAAAGTGCGTTAGAGAGGCCGAGGAGCTTTTAGGCAAAATAAACTACGAGCTAGATGAAAAAGCGGTTTTAAACAGGAGATTTTCACGCTCACTTTATGCAAGTGCAGATATAAAAAAAGGTGAAATTTTTAGCGAGCAAAATATAAGGAGCGTGCGCCCAGGATATGGCTTGCACCCTAAATTTCTAAAAGAGCTGATCGGCAAAAAAGCAAAAAGAGATATAAAATTTAGCGAGAGGATAACAAAGGAGGATCTGATATGA
- the pseH gene encoding UDP-4-amino-4,6-dideoxy-N-acetyl-beta-L-altrosamine N-acetyltransferase: protein MLELINFTSLSGEQKLMVLKWRNDERIAKFMKNKSVGKEEHFAFLERLKSIQDKIYFLVKDEGEFIGVVSFVDITKESCEFGVYKNPELKGAGKKLLDLIKEYAFFTLKVGSLKAKAYNNNEKALALYENFGFKIYAKDDEFSYLELKNETD, encoded by the coding sequence TTGCTTGAGCTTATAAATTTTACCTCGCTTAGTGGCGAGCAAAAACTGATGGTCTTAAAGTGGCGAAACGACGAGCGTATAGCCAAATTTATGAAAAACAAAAGCGTTGGCAAAGAGGAGCATTTTGCTTTTTTAGAGAGATTAAAGAGCATTCAAGATAAGATCTATTTTTTAGTAAAAGATGAGGGTGAATTTATCGGAGTGGTGAGCTTTGTCGATATCACGAAAGAGAGTTGTGAATTTGGCGTTTATAAAAACCCAGAGCTAAAAGGAGCGGGTAAAAAGCTGCTTGATCTCATAAAAGAGTACGCGTTTTTTACATTAAAAGTTGGCTCGCTAAAGGCAAAAGCTTATAATAACAACGAAAAAGCGCTTGCACTTTATGAAAATTTTGGCTTTAAAATTTACGCAAAAGATGATGAATTTAGCTATCTTGAGCTTAAAAATGAAACGGACTAG
- the pseF gene encoding pseudaminic acid cytidylyltransferase, giving the protein MICIIPARGGSKRIPGKNIKDFLGKPLIAYSIEAALNSKVFKEVIVSTDDEMIANVAREFGASVPFFRDANLSDDYATSTDVIKDAIRRVNSGFSDVCCLYATAPLVRAEILKEAAGEFKKQECKFLFSATAFDFPIQRAIKLDENARVSMFYPQFERTRSQDLEPAFHDAGAFYFGKKEAWLECSALFAPHSKAYLLPRNLVCDIDTLEDFEFAKKLYLINNGKI; this is encoded by the coding sequence ATGATCTGCATTATCCCAGCAAGAGGCGGCAGCAAGAGAATACCTGGCAAAAACATCAAAGACTTTTTAGGCAAGCCCTTAATCGCATATAGCATCGAGGCTGCGCTAAATTCTAAAGTTTTTAAAGAAGTAATAGTAAGCACTGATGATGAAATGATCGCAAATGTGGCTAGAGAATTTGGAGCTAGCGTGCCATTTTTTAGAGATGCAAACCTAAGCGATGACTACGCGACAAGCACTGATGTGATAAAAGACGCGATAAGGCGCGTAAATTCTGGCTTTAGTGATGTCTGCTGCCTTTATGCCACAGCACCGCTTGTAAGGGCTGAAATTTTAAAAGAGGCCGCAGGAGAGTTTAAAAAGCAGGAGTGTAAATTTTTATTTTCAGCAACTGCGTTTGATTTTCCTATACAAAGGGCGATAAAACTTGATGAAAATGCTAGAGTTAGCATGTTTTACCCGCAGTTTGAAAGGACACGCTCGCAAGATCTTGAGCCTGCGTTTCATGACGCTGGAGCATTTTATTTTGGCAAAAAAGAGGCTTGGCTAGAGTGCAGTGCTTTGTTTGCGCCACACTCAAAGGCATATTTACTGCCAAGAAATTTAGTCTGCGATATCGACACGCTAGAGGATTTTGAGTTTGCTAAGAAGCTTTACTTGATAAATAATGGAAAGATCTGA
- a CDS encoding disulfide bond formation protein B yields MQTKQNEIPANEQGFFNLMSLAITALVALPVGIACLVLGFGLGDNPCVMCWAERITMIAISLIALFIIRYGLKPSYLAALLLMACWGIFNGFIHYSLDGTFGGYLDIKQGFGLEILGAHTQFWVMVVDFCVIIFLAFIFLFSKNLGLIMQKSSNGEYGNFLSYLPLGKFANLVFIVIILANCVQAFIASGPPPYLGSSTPPRISLDPSKWFWEKDHWDSSLNFRFDWNPELPDLAK; encoded by the coding sequence ATGCAAACAAAACAAAACGAAATCCCAGCAAACGAACAAGGCTTTTTCAACCTTATGTCACTGGCCATCACTGCTCTTGTGGCACTTCCAGTTGGTATCGCCTGCTTAGTACTTGGCTTTGGGCTAGGTGATAACCCTTGCGTAATGTGCTGGGCCGAGAGGATCACGATGATAGCTATTAGCCTAATAGCGCTTTTTATCATCAGGTACGGACTAAAGCCTAGCTATCTAGCAGCACTTTTACTAATGGCTTGCTGGGGCATATTTAATGGCTTTATCCACTACAGCCTTGATGGGACATTTGGCGGCTATCTTGACATCAAACAAGGTTTTGGCCTTGAAATTTTAGGTGCCCACACTCAGTTTTGGGTTATGGTTGTTGATTTTTGCGTGATCATATTTTTGGCTTTTATATTTTTGTTTAGCAAAAATTTGGGCCTTATAATGCAAAAAAGCTCAAATGGCGAATATGGCAACTTTCTAAGCTACTTACCACTTGGCAAATTTGCAAATTTAGTCTTTATCGTGATCATCCTTGCAAACTGCGTTCAAGCCTTTATAGCTTCTGGTCCACCACCATATCTAGGATCTAGCACACCGCCTAGAATAAGCCTTGATCCTTCAAAATGGTTCTGGGAGAAAGACCACTGGGATAGCTCGCTTAACTTTAGATTTGACTGGAACCCTGAGCTTCCAGACCTAGCAAAGTAA
- the pseC gene encoding UDP-4-amino-4,6-dideoxy-N-acetyl-beta-L-altrosamine transaminase yields MIPYSRQQITEEDIKAVTDALKDDILTGGQKVSSFEEELAKYVGVKHVVVMNSATSALHVAYLCLGVKDGNEVITTPITFAATANAALMAGAQVKFCDIKANGNIDEEKIPALIIPRTKVITAVDYGGNPVELDKIINLAKKHDIKVIDDASHALGSVQNGVKVGVKADISIFSFHPVKPITTLEGGALATNDDELARLARLYRSHGIAKTKLWDSDMSLLGYNYRITDVACALGLSQLKRLDGFIAKRNEIAKFYDEKFSGCEYFKTIKIPANTTSSRHLYPVLLDEKFWDKKEQIFEALLQKGVGVQVHYKPSYKFSFYKALLGEISLPNAEKFYSAELSIPCHHGMSADDAKFVASTLFNVLKSFSE; encoded by the coding sequence ATGATCCCTTACAGCCGTCAGCAGATCACAGAAGAGGACATAAAGGCAGTCACAGATGCCTTAAAAGATGACATCTTAACAGGTGGCCAAAAGGTTAGTAGCTTTGAAGAGGAGCTAGCAAAATATGTTGGCGTAAAGCATGTTGTCGTTATGAACTCAGCCACTTCGGCCCTTCACGTAGCCTATCTTTGCCTTGGTGTAAAGGACGGTAATGAAGTGATCACGACGCCCATCACCTTTGCAGCCACTGCAAATGCGGCTTTGATGGCAGGAGCGCAGGTCAAATTTTGCGACATAAAAGCAAATGGCAACATCGATGAAGAGAAAATTCCAGCTCTTATCATACCAAGAACAAAGGTTATAACTGCGGTTGATTACGGTGGCAATCCAGTGGAGCTAGATAAGATCATAAATTTAGCCAAAAAACACGACATAAAAGTGATAGATGACGCCTCTCATGCCCTTGGTAGCGTGCAAAACGGCGTAAAAGTGGGCGTTAAGGCTGATATTAGCATATTTAGCTTTCACCCAGTAAAGCCTATCACCACACTTGAGGGCGGCGCACTTGCTACAAACGACGACGAGCTCGCAAGACTTGCAAGGCTATATAGAAGCCACGGCATCGCCAAAACAAAGCTTTGGGATAGCGACATGAGCCTACTTGGATACAACTACAGGATCACAGACGTAGCCTGCGCTTTGGGGCTTAGCCAGCTAAAAAGGCTGGACGGCTTTATCGCCAAAAGAAATGAGATAGCTAAATTTTATGATGAGAAATTTAGCGGGTGTGAGTATTTTAAAACCATAAAAATCCCAGCAAATACAACTAGCTCAAGGCACCTATATCCTGTGCTTTTGGATGAGAAATTTTGGGACAAAAAAGAGCAAATTTTTGAAGCACTCTTACAAAAGGGCGTTGGCGTGCAGGTGCATTATAAGCCATCATATAAATTTAGCTTTTATAAAGCACTACTTGGCGAAATTTCACTGCCAAATGCGGAGAAATTTTATAGTGCCGAGCTTAGCATCCCATGCCACCATGGCATGAGCGCGGATGATGCTAAATTTGTCGCAAGCACGCTATTTAACGTGCTAAAAAGCTTTAGCGAGTAA
- a CDS encoding YcxB family protein yields the protein MYDDEVLFVTATSTVHFSYGAFLGTCETDDFVALVLKEGSFLYIPKESLNEKVQEILEFLEEKIG from the coding sequence ATATATGATGATGAGGTCTTGTTTGTCACAGCGACAAGCACGGTTCATTTTTCATATGGTGCGTTTCTTGGGACTTGCGAAACTGATGATTTTGTAGCTTTGGTCTTAAAAGAAGGCTCATTCTTATATATCCCAAAAGAGTCGCTAAATGAAAAAGTGCAAGAAATTTTGGAATTTCTTGAGGAAAAAATAGGCTGA